From a region of the Macrobrachium nipponense isolate FS-2020 chromosome 3, ASM1510439v2, whole genome shotgun sequence genome:
- the LOC135222560 gene encoding uncharacterized protein LOC135222560, which yields MKFWTLREKFIKGNATTEQIMEFRPKAVHYDLRCHSAQKDKFTQCVSASLFSHQYLHSKDVIHRDIKPLNILKHEEGTVKLGDFGLAKIIRSKKDIQASVVGTVIYASPELHLRSVCDARGDMWSLGCTLYELCKLEPAFRNASEMLRFIQKRGTLRPLPSSYSGKTNDLINALLQAYPNERPTAARDKKILEDPSAGSCDPRMVPPEAKKQVLESPCGKGRVGNVPKDPRKGLLGAKRQVLESPCGKGGAYNVLNEGQIFRRGPSHTLSPQEVGKRLMVIMGSPLPPGQGIDIQW from the exons ATGAAGTTCTGGACTCTGAGGGAGAAATTCATCAAAGGAAATGCTACAACAGAAcagattatggaatttaggccaaaggccgtgCACTATGACCTACgatgtcattcagcgcagaaagacAAATTCACA CAATGTGTAAGCGCCAGCCTTTTCTCCCATCAGTATCTGCACTCGAAGGACGTCATCCACAGGGACATCAAACCCCTGAATATCCTGAAACACGAAGAGGGAACCGTCAAACTTGGGGATTTCGGACTCGCCAAGATAATTCGGTCCAAGAAAGATATCCAGGCTTCTGTTGTGGGAACAGTCATTTATGCA AGTCCAGAACTTCATCTAAGGTCTGTGTGTGATGCCAGAGGGGATATGTGGTCGCTGGGGTGCACTCTCTATGAACTGTGCAAGTTAGAACCAGCCTTTAGGAATGCCTCCGAGATGCTGAGATTCATACAGAAGCGAGGAACTTTA AGACCGCTGCCAAGCTCATACTCGGGCAAGACAAATGACCTCATCAACGCCCTCCTCCAAGCCTACCCAAACGAGCGTCCTACTGCCGCAAGAGACAAGAAAATCCTGGAGGATCCTTCAGCGGGATCCTGCGACCCGAGAATGGTTCCCCCTGAAGCAAAGAAACAGGTTCTGGAGTCTCCCTGTGGCAAAGGGCGCGTTGGAAATGTTCCCAAGGACCCAAGAAAAGGTCTTCTTGGAGCAAAGAGACAGGTTCTGGAGTCTCCCTGTGGCAAAGGGGGCGCCTACAATGTTCTCAATGAAGGTCAAATCTTTCGAAGAGGTCCTAGTCACACACTGTCGCCCCAGGAAGTCGGAAAGCGGCTGATGGTGATCATGGGGTCTCCGTTACCGCCTGGTCAGGGTATTGATATTCAGTGGTAG